The genomic window AAATGTTTGGTCACATGTTATCAATCCAACTTTGTGCACTATTTATCAtcaatatttatctatatatatatcaatttctatatatatatttttgtttatttgatttcTAAATGTATTTACTGAATTCTAAATGTATTGATTGGTTTCTAAATTAATGTTATGTTATCTGATGTATTGATTGACTTCAGAGAGTTGGACTTCATACTGTAGAGCTGATAAGAGAGGAAAGACTCACGCTTCATCATTGTTTGTTCTCATGTCATGTTCTCATGTCATGGAATGAATGGAATAACTCCTATCTCTTTAACTCTTCGTCACTCTTTACCACATCGTCTTCTACCTAAAATCATTAATGACATTGTATCCCTTGCCCCTCCCCAACATGATGTTACTATTGCTGGAGACATGGGATAAACCGAATCAGGGGTGGTTCTAGACCAATTTTCATGGGGGGGCCAGACTGGGGCCAGTTGTTGGGTTGGAGGGGCACTTTGGGGGGGTGcaaaatatttagtttagtaCTAAGTAACGGCATTCAAAAACACAATAGACAATAATTGGCTTTTTCCCATTACTGCATTTATTTCAGTAGGATAGTTTTAAGTGTTTCCTTCAGTTACAGCAATTGTCAGTATtatacatttgaaatgtttcattGGTCAAAGCAATTGTCAATATTCCAAaatgtttgggtttccttcacTGACGTCAAACCACTCAGTATCatccatcaccaacagcaaTAAAGTCAGTACGATATATTTTAAAACCTCAAGTTCCACCTTGTGCGTCAGTGCCACACCATCGCAAGCAATCgacccccccccggtcccccccccaccccctagaaCCGCCCATGAACCGAATGATGTCAGAGGAAATGGTTAAGATAATTATTtggttggatgtgttttaagtaATTTTGTTTCAGGTGACTGAGTAGAGAGATTGTTGTGCGATTAAGAAGTTGTCTCGGCTATTGGTGGTTCTGCTTTCAGTGACACTAACATGGACGGTGGACAATATAGCGTCTATTATGTGGAACTACAGACAACAGTGCAGACAgcggttggtgtgtgtgggtgtgcgacTGCGTGAATGGCACTGGCTGGCCATATCATCATCTTTTGAAATCATTATCAGGTAGCCACATTTGTTCACATTATGCGTCTGCAACAGACTCCAACGATCTGCCAGAACTAGCAAGATTTGTGGTTAagctacaaacaaacaaaaacaaaccattaATAGCCAGATTTTAGAACATGCAGAACATGTTTTttcaataaacaaacacaaaaaacattatttgtgATAAAAGTAATATTACTATGAAACATAGCATTCCCTCCtttttgaatatatattttgccTCGCTTTAGACTTCATTTGGCAGTTTTTTATGTAACCTCAGGCGACTGCAGAGAGATGGAAGTGGTGTTCTGATGAGCTGAGGTTACAGACTCTGTCCTGAACTGCATGTAGTCTCACGGTCTAGCGCTGTGTATAAATAAATTGACTGCCCTGACACGAGAGCACTTGACAGTTGATGACCACAATGTGTCAGAATTAATAGATAAGACAAAAGGGGAAGTTTGAGCACAGACCACTGTGGCCTGCTCGTTTTGAAAATGTTTAGCACTCTGCAGAATCAACTACATTAACATTTCATACCCTGATTACATTGTGCTGTTAACAATGATTACCACTTGTTCTAAAGTAAGGCTTTGTGTGTTCTTGTTTCCTGAACTttcttctgttctgttctgtttaacATTACCTCCCCATCAGTCACATCCTCTGAGGCAGCTTCTTCAGGTtctgaaacacaaacatttcAATCTGTCAATCATTCTATTAGCaaaaaggagaaggaagagaagtTATTTACTTTCAAATTTAAGGCATTTAgtagaagcttttatccaaagtgacttacaataaggaGATTTGTCaaaggaaagagaaacaatttaTCGCTGTCAGAACGGTAAGTACCAAGTGCCAAGCgataacaattgttaggttattgtaagggaggagaaggagttaTTCATGTAGGGACTAGTGGGTGGAGTTGGAGGAAGAATTATGTTGGGGAGAAGGAAGAGTTATTCTGTGCCTTTGTGTATACTCCAATAGCATCCACCAAATACCCCTAGAAGAACCAATAAGAGGAGGGTCCGTCCAGCATAGACCAATGGGAGGAGATGGTGGGgatgggaggggtggagggattCAGGAAAGGCTGAGGAAAGGAGACCACATAATAAGAAAGACAAGCAGGCCTGCTGTGATTCTCAATATTCAGAAGACCAATAAACAGAACACTGACCGAAAAAGTTCAGGGCTGATATCACGCTACATATGATGGATGTTTTATGGTCATTTCAAAAccattgttttaatttattaatgATAAAGAAATGGTCCCCCTTTAGTGTGACTGTAGAACTTCACCATGTGGAGACCAAACAGAGCTCACCTCTGACAGCCAGCCAGCTCCCTGGAGACTCAACACCAGAGAAGGTACACGTGTAGAGGCCTTCATGAGATCTGTTGACAGCAGCAAAACTCATCTCTCCCGTCAAACCGACCCCAATGAGCCGTCCATCTCTGGAGAAGGTGCAGGACTGGTTTATTGGGGTCACAACACCCAGCTGGTTACTGGACTTGTGGGACGTCAGGCAGCGAAGTGTAACAGGACTTCCTTCTGGTACAGGGTGGACAGGACTCCCTAGGATCACAGACCCTGCTGTAGAAACACAGCAAACTGTCAACCCAGGTCTCAGGGAATTAAACTATTGAACCACAACGCAGGTTGATGAACGACGTTAATGTCAGGTGTAAAACTGGGTCACATTGTCCATAGGGATCATTGATCCATAGTGCAGTGCTTCCTGATGGCATTATTCATCAGGAAGCAGTATGATGAATATTGTAGTGAGAGAACTAACTGGATACAAAGAGACAAACATACCAGTCACTGTTATGTTGACCGCTTCCCCTCGTTCTCCAAAGTTAGACTGACACCAGTAAGTGCCGCTTTGATATTCTCGAACCAGTTGAAGAACACATTCATGGCTCTTCTGAGAGCAAGTATCTGAATGAGAGTTAGTCATTATACGCTCATCAGCTCCGCAGTATAACGTGAAACTCTCCTCTGTGAAGAACTGAGTCCTGCATGGGCTGATCCCCAGAGAACGGCCAAAACATGGACCTGTAGTCAACCGATCAAAACATCAGAAATACAATCAATTAATTCAGAAACCCATCATCAAAACATTATAGATGAatcaatacatttataaaacaaaatatacattaggaatcaataaataaatctcAAAATCAATCAATTCGAATCAATCAATACATCAGAAATCATTCAATCAATACATTTAGAAATCAGTCAGTCAATAAATTTAAGACGGATTAACTCACTGTTTCCCCGGGTGAGGTGCAGCAGGACCAGGATTAAAGTCAGCCCTGAAAAGCACCGTGAACATTAATTCATGATCACATCACCCAGCCCTGCTTGATGATTACTAGGAGCGTGAAAAAATAgttcataaataaaaatatctaaAACATGAATAACCTCCTACTTACAGAACATTGGACTTCTTAATAGTCTACTGAGCGCTAGATTCATAACACTGACTGATTCTCAGACAGACTGATTCTTGCTGTGATGTCTTGTGAGCTCTCACACATGGGAGTGACAGACGATGTGCGTGGCCTGGGGTTGTTCGATTCCTCCTTCCTGTGCGCCCACAAGTACCTCTGTAGGTGTGATGTTAAACAAATGTTTGGTAACATGTTATCAACCCAACTTTGTGCAACATTTATCAgtaaataaacatatatttcAATATAAATGTGCAACACGTAAATTTTCAATATTGATTATTGCATGTGAAATACATGCCCTGGATCAACTTGTGCATTTATAGTGTGCATTGTCCTATACATGTATTGCCTTTCTGTATTcaagtattttatatattttttttatatttgtattgatttaTTTCTAAATGTATTGAGGGATTTTTATATGTATTGatttataatgtatttattgaatTCTAAATGTATTGAATGAGTTCTAATGTATTCATTGGTTTCTAAATTAATGTTACGATATCTAATGTAATGATTGATTGACTTCAATGGACTAAAGGAAACAATACCAAATAAACGCCCTTTTTAAATCTTTAAATGGCAATGCATTCAATGTCGGGTTTAAAAACATGATatttgttatttaaataaatatgatgTAACTACTATTACAGACACAAGCAACGTTTTCAGTAAGCATATTCAGTAAGCATTGATTTTATTTCGACAGTAGGTGTCGCTATATCCCCAATAGAGAAACGTACGCCTCTTTAGAGCCACTAATTAACCAGTATTGCTCGAGCCGTGACAAGCAACAGTCGGTGCTCGTTGTTACCGCAGGTATGAGTACAAAACAAGATGTTTCTGTTATATTTAGTAACCCTGTTCTGTAACTTGTTGGTACAATGcattaaatacatatttgttagtttttttttccactgtTAAACAACATTTTACATCTTAATTGACTTAATCGTTTACGGCCTATAACTTAAGCCACCTGGGTTTAATAGGCCTACTCTAAAGCCATGATTGTAGTTGTCTGCAAGGGTGCCATTGCAATACTCTGTTGTTTCGCCGGCTGTCTAAACGCACGTGGAGAAGCGAATGACTTCATTGCTATAACTATAGAAGCCCTCTTGGCACACAGGTGAGCCAGATCTACCTGCCTGTTCACACAACATCATTCCGCAGATTTATTGCAAATTTCAACCTGTCAAATTTAGATAATTTATTCGATATGCACCTCCCTGGAGGTTAGGAAGGACACGGTTTATGGGGCAAATGGATATCAAACAAAATACTTTGCAGTTGAAGTAATTTATGTGCTTGAGTAATGCATGGAATAAATATCTTTAGCAATTCAGACATGTTGAAAATCGTAAGAAGGAGTTTCCACCCCCGTATTATTCAGTTTTTTTCAGTGGGAGATACTGTACAACCATCAGACAGAATTAGGCCACAGAACACCACCATACAATCATTTGATTATACACCGTTGCTCTAAAGGCGCGGTCCTAAGATTTAGCCTTTAGGGGATAACGCTTAAGTTTACATATGTGTGTTTTACTGTAATGGGTTCATCCCAAGGGGAGCCATCCAGGACATTGATTATTTAATAGGGTAATAGCTTCTACAACCATGGATCTATGTTATAGGAGGGTTTGATAGGGTTGTATCTTCTACATCCATGGGTCTATATGTTACAGGAGGATTTGTTAGGGTTATATCTTCTACATCCATAGGTCTATATGTTATGGGCGGATTTGATACAGTTACAGCTTCTACATCCATGGGTCTATAAGAGGATTTAATAGGCTTATATCTTCTACGTCCATAGGTCTATATGTTTTAGGAGGATTTAATAGGCTTACTGTATATCTTCTACATCCATAGGTCTGTATGTTACAGGAGGATTAGATATGTCTTCTACATCCATAGGTCTATATGTTACAGGAGGATTTGATGTGTTTATGTCTTCTACATCCATAGGTCTATATGTCACAGGAGGATTTGATGTGTTTATATCTTCTACATCCATAGGTCTATGTGTCACAGGAGGATTTGCTGTGTTTATATCTTCTACATCCATAGGTCTATATGTTACAGGAGGATTTGATGTGTTTATATCTTCTACATCCATAGGTCTATATGTTACAGGAGGATTTGATGTGTTTATATCTTCTACATCCATAGGTCTATGTGTCACAGGAGGATTCTCCGATTGGTCCTCCGACTCTCCCCAGACCCGGCCTTCCCTCCAGCCCTCAGCCGCCCTGGCGGTTTGGACGGAGGCCCGGGCGGGAGCGCTCCTCTCGGGTACGGAGCCGAGGCGCGGTGTGGCCGCCGTGGTTCGGAGGTCGCCCTCGGGTTGGAGGGtaaggtgaggtgagggtgagCCGTCGAGCAGCCATCAGGAAGCACacatgttgttgtggtggtgcagaggtcagaggtcggtgtgggggggtctgggggggggggggggggggggggggggggggcgtgaccGCGGCCTGCCCTGGAATCCAATCGGTTACGGTTCAAATGCAACTAGACGGAGTTCACCACGAAGCATGGGCGCCTCGTAAAAGAAAAGGAGCCCTGGCACATACACGCGTGAGagcccacgcacacgcacgtgcaagcacacacacacatgcacgcacgcaggcacacacacacacacacacacacactcaggcacgcatgaacacacaggcacgcacgcacgcttgcaggcacacacacgcacgcacacacacccagtacgcacatgcacaagtacacatacacacacacacacacgtaggagTTTAGGAATCGAGACGtgtcatgtgcacacacatacacacacttgacCCATCCTGGAccctggtggtgtgtgtgtgtgtgtgtgtgtgtgagagtgtgtgtgtgtatgtggtggagGGCTTCAGCACCTGGGAAGCGGTGGCTTGTATTACACCGCTCTGACCCCCAGCCCAAATATCTAagctccaccccctcaccctctttcAACCAATCAGCGGGATTGGGGTGAGTCTTTGATCGCAGACCCCAACTCGACCCATTGGCCCCCGTAACTTTTTCCAACATTTAAATGTGCACAtacggtgtgcatgtgtgtgtgtgcgtgtgtttgttagtgtgtgtgtgtgtgtgtgtgtgtgtatgtatgtgtgtgtttgtgcgtgtgtttgtgtgtgtgtgtgtttgtgtgtgtgtgtgcgttaaaaCATCATCCAGGCCTTGCCATTGCCagccctttaaaaaaaagagaagaaaagtaGAAAATAAAAACTAATCCTCTAGTCGGTGTCACCGTAAATCACCGTGCGGCCCTAATAACGCGCTGGCTGTCAGACCCGGGCGCCGCCCGACGACTACAAAGACCCAGCGCCGTTCCATGGCAGACTACAAAGGGTTCTGGGGAGAGGGGTCCAGGGAGAAGCAGTtctggtgctgtgtgtgtgtgtgtgtgtgtgtgtgtgtgtgtgtgtgtgtgtgcgcgtgtgcgtgtgtgtatgtgtatgtgtttttctgtttgtgtgtgtttgtctgtgtgtgtgtgtgtgcgtgtgtatgtgctggtctatgtgtgtttgtgtgtgtgcgtgtgtgtgtttgtgaatgtgtttttctgcgtgtgtgtgtgtgtgtgtttgcgtgtttgtctttgtgtgtgtgcgtgcgtgcgtgtgtatgtgctggtctatgtgtgtgtgtgtgtgtgtgtgtgtgtcggtggtgcGTGGGTGACCAGAGACTTGGAACAGACGACTGGCAGCCATCTGGATCTATCTGAGGGGTGATGGGGGACCTGTATGGGCAGCCATACTGTAGCGTTGGTGTTGAGTTATTATGTTTatacaatggtgtgtgtgtttgcgtgtgtgcgcgtgtgtgtgtgcttgcgtgcgtgcgtgcgtgcgtgtgcgatgGAGTCTTAcacgtgtctttgtgtgtgtcttgccaTCCGTGGAGGTCAGGTTGCCATGTTGGCAGCATGTCTGCATGGAAGGCATGCAGATCTGTATTATATAGGGAttagcccccaccaccaccacccttctTTGGTTAATATAAACccccccttgtgtgtgtgtgtgtgtgtgtttgtgtgtgtgtgtgcgtgtgctcgaaCCTTTCTTAAATCTAGCACATTTCGAACACAAACTATTGAAGTTTAAATAAATACTTAGAATAGAACATCGATTTGTTTGTTAGTGAACCCCTGTACTGAATAGGTTATATTGTGCATCACATGACTTCGGTTCTTTGGCTAATCTTCATTTTTGAAATGTATCCTTATGAGAGAATCTCcacctgattgcaacacgccaCTGTATTCACACTCTAAACCTGTGTCACCGCATCGAGATATGCTAATAAGTCCACAGAATCCTACCGATGTTTACGCATCTCCATGCAACCTGAGAGAGGAAGTAGCAGTCGGAgtgggtagagagagacagtcacctGAGGGAGAGAACGTGTgttacctgagagagagagagacagggtttTACCTGAGAGAGATACAGTCGGctgcttgagagagagacagtgtgttacctgagagagagagagagagagagagagagagagagagagagagagagagagagggggggagagagagagagagagagagagaggcagagagagagagagagagagagagagagagagagagagagagagagagagagagagagagagagagagagagagagagagagagagagagagagagagagagagagagagagagagagagagagagagagagagagtgttaccTGAAGGAGAGACAGTCACAGAGCAGTCTGAGTGGGTAGTGATAGAGTGGGCAGCGTATTGAAGGAGAGAAAGCCACAGATATTCCTGCTGGCAGCAGGGTCTGCCCGGGCTTAAgttgtctgttagtgtgtgtgtaagtttgtgtaagtgtgtgtgtgtaagtttgtgtaagtgtgtgtatgtatgtaagtgtgtgtttggcaggcttaggttgtgtgtgtgtgtgtgtgtgtgtgtgtgtgtgtgtgtgtgtgtgtgtgtgtgtgtgtgtgtgtgtgtgtgtgtgtgtgtgtgtgtgtgtgtgtgtgtgtgtgtgtgtgtgtaagggaagACAGCTGGCAACAGGTGCATGCTGGAGCTCTGCAGCAGGTGCCTTGttttcacacgcacacggacacacatgcactatacgtgcgcacacaaatgcacacactcactcacacaaccacATGGCTCcctgccccacacacacccttgtatacacacacaggggtggCTATCTCATCCCAATGACATGCTCTTGCACatgtataaaaacacacacacacacacacacacacacacactaccgtgtgtgtgtgtgtgtgtgtgtgtgtgtgtgtgtgtgtgtgtgtgtgtgtgtgtgattgtgagtgagcgaggtcccccccccccccaggctccaGTAGTCAGCGGGTCTATTTTTCTTCCTTTATTTTCATTCGAGA from Gadus morhua chromosome 17, gadMor3.0, whole genome shotgun sequence includes these protein-coding regions:
- the LOC115529474 gene encoding uncharacterized protein LOC115529474 isoform X2; translated protein: MNLALSRLLRSPMFWLTLILVLLHLTRGNSPCFGRSLGISPCRTQFFTEESFTLYCGADERIMTNSHSDTCSQKSHECVLQLVREYQSGTYWCQSNFGERGEAVNITVTAGSVILGSPVHPVPEGSPVTLRCLTSHKSSNQLGVVTPINQSCTFSRDGRLIGVGLTGEMSFAAVNRSHEGLYTCTFSGVESPGSWLAVREPEEAASEDVTDGEVMLNRTEQKKVQETRTHKALL
- the LOC115529474 gene encoding uncharacterized protein LOC115529474 isoform X1 encodes the protein MNLALSRLLRSPMFWLTLILVLLHLTRGNSPCFGRSLGISPCRTQFFTEESFTLYCGADERIMTNSHSDTCSQKSHECVLQLVREYQSGTYWCQSNFGERGEAVNITVTAGSVILGSPVHPVPEGSPVTLRCLTSHKSSNQLGVVTPINQSCTFSRDGRLIGVGLTGEMSFAAVNRSHEGLYTCTFSGVESPGSWLAVRAFPESLHPSHPHHLLPLVYAGRTLLLLVLLGVFGGCYWSIHKEPEEAASEDVTDGEVMLNRTEQKKVQETRTHKALL